GTCTAACCTGATGGCTGGCCTGCGAGCCATATAGCTGGGCATGACGCTCATGTACGGGGGTTTTTGATCGTGGATTTTATTTCGTGACTGTGTGTGGAGGGTTTCTCCtccggagaggcggcggcgctgcgtgcCTGCTTCTTCCTTGCCGTGGTGACGACTGCCGATCCTTTGGAGGATTGTGAAAAACTGCGTGATCAGGATTGTCTCTGGGTGCGCCGGCTGATCTCATCGAGGTCTCGTCTTCTGATTGTGGTTCGCCGTGGCCGTGGGTGGAAGATCTATCTAGAGTTCGGTTTATACACTGTAAGCTAATCCCTATATTTATCTGTGTTACTGCTGGTGTTTATTTGCTATCAAACGGGTTATCCTGCCAAGGAGTGCTATTATTATATTCGGTCCTTTTTACTGTTGATCAGATTTGAGACGGGCGTACTGCTATTTGCTTGTCCTGAGATATATAGTGCTAGCCTCATTAGTTTCTGGGTCGAGGTGATATTGCAGTAGTTTGAGATATTCCTTGCTTGACAACAGTATTATATTATCTCATATATTATTCTTTGGTCTTTCTCGAGTGAACTTTGGTTAAGAGAAATATTATCTTTATTTGTACAGTGAAAGATTTGGGCCAAATATTCGGGTATTGTAGGCGTGTCCTCATCAAAGGACACAACCCACTCCTCTAACCGGAACCCTACAACTGAACCTGCTAGCAGAAACAACAACGTCCAGGGCGCAATGGTCTACGACCTAACAAAGGTGGCAAAGCATATACCCGATCAACCAaccacggcggcaaagcatccgcccgaaACAACTTGAACCAATGCAAcgacggcggcaaagcatccgccagaccGGAacagcggcaaagcatccgccagtgAAGAGAATCCGACGACCAAGTGCGACCCAGACGATGCAGATGAAATGAAGCGAAGGCAGGCGTAGAAGCAGAAACTCTCCGAGGAGAGCAGAAGACCACCACCAGCAATGCTTCCAAGACAACACCTCCAAGAAAGAAACAATGCCACAGGCGTCGTCGTCTGACCAACAAGGTCTAGGTTTTCACTCGGAAAGCTAgctggagagggaggaaaagggCAGAAGGATGAAGCATTCAAGAAGGTAAACGGCACCCAAGGGCGCCGTTGTCATCAGTCCGCAAGCGGATCCAAGGCTTTCGCCACCACCCTTTCCAACCCAGAGCCGATGGCCGCCACAGTAGCCGCGCCCCAGTGAGGGGGAGTCgtgcccggcaggggggcgccACCTGCCGCTGCAAACCCGACGAGGAAGGAGCCCCAGCAAGTGGAGGGTCGTCCCCCGGACAAACCCATCGAGGGAGCCCAGATCTGGCCCAAGGGAGGCTCGATCTAGTGACGGGGACACCAGATCCGGCAACCACGGCCGGCGACCGGAGGCGGCATAGCGAGGATCCAAGTTCGCGAGGAAGGCTGAAAGGTAGCCGCCGTAGCCGAGCCCCactggccgccgctgccgccgcggcccaGACGCCCGCAGCCGCGGGACCCGCCGCTGACAGACCGTCGTCGTTGCCGGGCCGCACCACCCTCTGCCATTGCCACAGGGCTGTGCCACTACGGACACCAGGCGCCACGGCAAAGGTGGCCACGGCATCCACAGCCGCCGTCGGTGGCGGCCACGCAGAGAAGCAGGTCTGTAGCGAAGTCCGAGTAGACATGCGGATCCAGCCTTCACCCAGGTGGATCCGCCCAACTCTGACGGGGATCAAACTGCCGGCCATGGCCACAACGCTGCAgcaaggagagaggaggggaaggAAGGGATGGGGAGAGGAGAGAAAGGAGTGGGACAAGCTGATGACCTCACCGCCGTCCTCCTCGCTGCTCGCCAGACTTCCGGCGGGCAactccagcggcggcgagggcagaGGGAGGTGCGGTGAGGGGCTGAGGTGAGGGCGACGGGCGAGGCGTAAACATGTATTGCAAGTTACATCACCTTCAATAATGAAACAAAATTTTTGAACTGAATTTTTTGAAAGGAAGAAAAAAGCTTTACTGAATTTTTATTAGAAAGGAAAGAAAGGACGAGAAAATACCATTTCCTTTTAGTTGCTTGACCAATTCATCTCACTAGACATTTCAAGGTTGGCATACTGAACTAAGTAAACACACATGCTCACAGCATGATCAAAAGCCAAGACTACATTCTATTCATCCACCACTATATATGGCACTATATGTCCTGGCTGATCTTCAGACATCATCAATTGATTGCTTCCCACGTACAGTTGGACCGTCTCACTTCTTTTTGTCTTTGTTTCCCAGGATAATCGAAGAAACCTTCTGGTGCAATGCTTTCTCCACTCTGTCCTTCATCTCACCAGCCTTCTGGTGCAGCGCCGCCTTGGCCTTGTCCTTGAGCCCCGGCCGAGGTGGGGACGGAGGGGCCCTTGGCCGCGTTGCCGGCTGCTCCGGAGCTGGCCGGATGGGCATGGGGACGCCGGGGATGGTG
This window of the Panicum virgatum strain AP13 chromosome 1K, P.virgatum_v5, whole genome shotgun sequence genome carries:
- the LOC120696698 gene encoding uncharacterized protein LOC120696698, with product MAGSIFAKLQTSAPGEAFRAAMAGGAGGGGAVPAPHVHGGTGQKNLPAQARHKNEARPAYTIPGVPMPIRPAPEQPATRPRAPPSPPRPGLKDKAKAALHQKAGEMKDRVEKALHQKVSSIILGNKDKKK